The genomic stretch ATTCTATAAATAAAGGATATTGGCTGATTTATcgatcttgttttttttactccctaATATCACCATCGGTCCCAAAAATCCAGTATCTGTGTTCTCATCCTGCCAACTAGAGTCATTtaggttttgttttattttctgtcttctgCATGTCATTTGATtgtatatttttatgtattctGTCATTGGTTCAACTGGATGTACTTctgggttgggggggggggggcaaacaCAGATTATTGATGGTGTTCAGCCATTTCTAGTctcatttatttaatctgaaaaTGAAGTTTTCTATGGCAACAATGTAATAATATCAGATTCACACTGAAGTGTAAAGATTGCATTTAAAACCTCAGCTGTTgagaaatgcttttattttatgttacatTTACTGCCACTATTCTAAATTTCACAGTcatatgtatttaattttaaatcTCCTGAGACCTGGgaacacacttcaatgtgtaaaGTTTGTGGACTTGCCCTTTTTGTCAGtacatttttcaataaaagGTTTTAATGAGAAAGTAATACATCACTGAGGGACACATTTCAACTAACACAGGAGTTCCTATTTTGATTTTGAAGACTAAAAATGTATGTACTGTTACTGCTGAGACAGTAATTTTCAGCCATGACGCAAACGGTTTGAAAATACCATctgtaaaaatgtcaacaatTTCTGGCGGAACAAAAGAAACCACGAACTCCTCTGACGGAACATTAACGGTGTAACACCAAGCGGAAGTAAACAGAAGAACGGCGCCGGCTGCTGAATGTCTGTGTTCACTGAAAGAGTCTGGTTCATCAGTGAACGTCGGAGCTGACTTCATTGTAATTCCATAAAAAAAACGTTATTAGTGTCTGTGAATGAGCCCAAAGTCAGTTGAAAGGAAACAACTAAAGTCTCTGAAATTAAGCTAGTAAGACGTTGAACAGTAGTTTGAATGCGGAACGAAAAAACTCGAACACTTCCACTGACGGAACCTAACGGTGTGACAGCCAGCGGAAGTAAACACTAGAGCAGCGAGAGACGTGTTTTGTATTACCGGTGTGGTTGTTCTGCAGCTGAATCTTTTAGTTGTAGATAACCAACAATGTCTTCCGTCGAGTGTTTGAGAGGTTTAatcaacgagcgactaactgctgctgctgaagcaATATTCGGAGTTATTCAGAAAACTATCGTCAAATACGAGGAGGAGATCGACCGTCAGCGCAAACTGCTGGATGTCGCCTGGAAACCCgaagtaaagttacacaggataggtgagtaaaatTTCATTATTTCGAATAGAGACAGAAAATCGTTTTGTTTATAATCCCAGATGTTTTAATACTCGGTGGTCTTAATCTGCTCGCCTGTGCGTTTTTCTTATTCACCATCACAGTAGTATCCTTTTCCTTTTACtctgtgtccctccagagctcccacagcaagaTGTCTGTATGAAGGACGAGGTTCTTGCTGATCAAGTACTcagtaaccaggagaggaactccattCTGGACAAAGAGGAACCAGAACCTCCACAGAttaaagaggagcaggaggaactctgcagcagtcaggagggagagcagcttgcaCTGAAGCAGGAGACTGATACCTCTATGTTGATTCCTCCTTATGaagaaagtgaccacagtgaaccAGAACtagaaagtgaccacagtgaaccAGAACTAGGAAGTGACCCTCAGCTTCTCTCtcacaactctcatgtagctgagagccaaGATCAGGAAGGAGgcaaacatggagactcaggatcaacTAGCACTGCAGAGCCAGAACCAGAGAAAAGGCATTGGAAAAGTCACTGTGATGCTCACACAGCTCAAAAGGGATTTAAATGTGGCACATGTGGCGCAGTTTTAAGTATAAGTCCCAATTTGTTATGCACCAGAGggtccacacaggtgaaaagCCATTCGCTTGCGACACTTGTGGGACAAGATTCACTCAGAGATCAGCATTAAACTGTCATATAAGActtcacacaggtgagaagccatttTCTTGCCAATTCTGCGGAAAAGCTTTCAGACGTTCTAGCAACCTGTCGGTCCACATGAGAAACCACACAGATGACAAGATGTATCCGTGCGACATCTGTGGGATACAATTTGATAAGGGAAATCTACTGAAGGCTCATATGAGAGTCCATCGAGAAGTGGTACAATAGTTCAGTGTAATGACGgaacacatttttgacaattCCATTAATTTTTGAGGAACTTTTgaaccatttttaaaatccGTTTACATGAGTGGAATGTGAACTCTCTTATGTTGCAGCAGAAAACCCCTCTTCATTCGAGCCCCGGTGATCTATAGGCTGGTCCATATTAACAGCCACTTTTGTCATCACATACATATTGGTATCAGTGAATAAGTTTATTTGATATGTGTTTGGGGTACTTTACAGACATGACACGAGTCATTTGGTCAAACTTTCAAGCACAGGGTTTGTGCAGGGtcaagtcttaaattt from Sparus aurata chromosome 1, fSpaAur1.1, whole genome shotgun sequence encodes the following:
- the LOC115584837 gene encoding uncharacterized protein LOC115584837 isoform X8; protein product: MSSVECLRGFINERLTAAAEEIFGVIQKTIVKYEEEIDRQRKLLNVVWKPEVKLHRIELPQQDVCMKDEVLADQVLSNQERNSILDKEEPEPPQIKEEQEELCSSQEGEQLALKQETDTSMLIPPYEESDHSEPELESDHSEPELGSDPQLLSHNSHVAESQDQEGGKHGDSGSTSTAEPEPEKRHWKSHCDAHTAQKGFKCGTCGAVLSISPNLLCTRGSTQVKSHSLATLVGQDSLRDQH